One Candidatus Glassbacteria bacterium genomic window carries:
- a CDS encoding tetratricopeptide repeat protein: MRAGLRTYRPECGSMGDRLVKLLRGRGIIVLILAVVIVAGAGVLDNGFVNYDDPQVLLVPGEAGELAPSYGNLTEWLVPSQGRSWLPLRFLVFSILYSIVGPSALVFHLLSLALYAVICLQVYVLAHRLLAWDNYRTGDKPWRLDRDNFWPLFAAAAFALNPLNVECLAWVSALKDLLFAVFWLAFVLSITSGNQLRLSKNRAALIYFLLALAAKPPAVMLPLLVLAFFLLGPDRKRPVRFPWKTALAVSLLSAGYLAILLPQISGMRVYTPAGGFDSIVAGALKALFAYAGSFLVPAGLSVRYLVKVPLSLADPATLARAATLLALCVLAGWLWVCGRRFPALALAWCLLAFLPSSGLLPLGILRADRYALTLAPIFALGLSYGLREMSVGLAGRAGTFFRAAIWIIPLCFMAMFVRRVDVWRDSGSLWADTLARDSGNWIALNGLAHWQLELGDTTGAVSLYEKALEVNPNSVLALNSLAVLAADRGDFATAECLLKKAAELRGYNLRTSMDLARLYLRTGRPYEAAELLERHDATGIENAEMHYLLSILYRRTGHLDWAASRMKAARALDPGNHRYRAELGRLMVKRGNLDDAIRELSIALDGDPDLVEAYVGFGDLFLHAGQPEDAARSYHGALVREPDNRDALLGMAGLMGTAGKLDSAAVLLEKLRKLHGSDCLVLANSVALAFSLGNFSEGAAILNEAIACDSNMTENYLNGYNLYLALDSLGRAAEMLSRAQRVSSENQTISALEADISARTGVPADTAIKYLSKHSRVTGERIMAEKAAALIDSLRNSP; this comes from the coding sequence ATGCGAGCGGGGTTACGAACTTACCGTCCGGAGTGCGGATCGATGGGCGATCGGCTGGTAAAGCTGCTGCGGGGCAGGGGGATTATCGTTCTGATCCTCGCGGTTGTAATTGTTGCCGGGGCGGGAGTGCTGGACAACGGGTTCGTGAATTACGATGACCCGCAGGTACTGCTGGTGCCGGGTGAGGCCGGAGAACTGGCGCCCAGCTACGGCAACCTGACCGAGTGGCTGGTTCCATCCCAGGGCCGTTCCTGGCTTCCGCTGCGGTTTCTCGTATTCTCGATTCTCTATTCCATCGTCGGACCCTCCGCCCTGGTGTTCCACCTGCTCAGCCTTGCACTCTACGCCGTGATCTGTCTCCAGGTATATGTGCTGGCCCACAGGCTGCTCGCATGGGATAATTACAGGACGGGCGACAAGCCGTGGAGGTTGGACAGGGATAATTTCTGGCCGCTGTTCGCTGCGGCTGCATTCGCTCTCAACCCGTTGAATGTAGAATGCCTGGCCTGGGTCAGCGCGCTCAAAGACCTTCTGTTCGCTGTTTTCTGGCTGGCATTCGTGCTGAGTATCACAAGCGGTAACCAGCTGAGACTGAGCAAAAACCGAGCGGCGCTGATTTACTTTCTGCTGGCCCTGGCCGCCAAACCCCCCGCGGTGATGCTGCCGCTGCTTGTTCTGGCGTTTTTTCTGCTGGGGCCAGACAGAAAAAGACCTGTCAGATTCCCCTGGAAGACTGCTCTGGCTGTATCGCTGCTATCCGCGGGCTACCTTGCGATCCTGTTGCCACAGATCTCAGGGATGCGTGTCTACACCCCCGCCGGTGGTTTCGATTCGATAGTGGCTGGAGCGTTGAAAGCGCTGTTCGCCTATGCCGGTTCGTTTCTGGTTCCGGCCGGGCTCAGCGTACGCTACCTGGTAAAAGTTCCTCTGTCGCTCGCCGATCCGGCGACTCTGGCCAGAGCCGCCACCCTGCTGGCCCTGTGCGTGCTGGCCGGCTGGCTGTGGGTTTGCGGACGACGTTTTCCGGCCCTGGCGCTTGCCTGGTGCCTGCTCGCTTTTCTGCCCTCCAGCGGGCTTCTGCCGCTGGGCATTCTGCGCGCCGACCGCTATGCGCTCACCCTGGCGCCGATTTTCGCCCTTGGGCTGTCCTACGGACTCCGGGAAATGAGTGTCGGGCTGGCCGGCAGGGCAGGGACTTTCTTCCGGGCGGCGATCTGGATTATTCCGCTGTGTTTTATGGCGATGTTTGTCCGGCGGGTTGACGTGTGGCGTGATTCGGGGAGCCTCTGGGCCGATACGCTGGCCCGGGACAGCGGCAACTGGATCGCCCTGAACGGTCTGGCTCACTGGCAGCTTGAGCTGGGCGACACCACAGGGGCCGTAAGTCTGTACGAAAAAGCTCTCGAAGTGAACCCCAACTCCGTGCTGGCTCTCAACTCGCTGGCAGTGCTGGCGGCTGACAGGGGAGATTTCGCCACGGCAGAGTGTCTGCTGAAAAAAGCCGCCGAATTGCGCGGTTACAACCTGAGAACCAGCATGGACCTTGCCCGGCTGTATCTGCGCACCGGCAGGCCTTACGAAGCGGCCGAACTCCTGGAGCGGCACGACGCCACCGGGATCGAGAACGCGGAGATGCACTATCTGCTGAGTATCCTCTATCGAAGGACCGGGCACCTGGATTGGGCGGCGTCCAGAATGAAGGCGGCGCGCGCGCTCGATCCTGGAAACCACCGCTACCGCGCGGAACTCGGCCGTCTGATGGTGAAGCGGGGTAACCTCGATGATGCCATCCGCGAACTCAGTATCGCCCTGGACGGTGACCCCGATCTGGTTGAGGCGTACGTGGGTTTCGGAGACCTGTTTCTTCACGCCGGCCAACCAGAAGACGCCGCGAGATCGTACCACGGCGCCCTGGTCAGGGAACCGGACAACCGGGACGCCCTGCTGGGGATGGCCGGGTTGATGGGAACGGCCGGTAAGCTCGACAGCGCCGCTGTCCTGCTGGAAAAACTTCGCAAGCTCCATGGCAGCGACTGCCTGGTGCTGGCCAATTCGGTAGCCCTGGCGTTTTCACTGGGCAACTTCAGCGAGGGAGCCGCGATCCTGAACGAGGCGATTGCCTGCGACAGTAACATGACGGAGAATTATCTCAACGGCTACAACCTGTATCTGGCGCTGGACAGCCTGGGGCGGGCGGCCGAAATGCTGTCCAGGGCGCAGCGCGTGTCATCCGAAAACCAGACAATAAGCGCCCTTGAAGCCGACATCTCGGCGCGGACCGGTGTGCCGGCGGATACAGCAATTAAATACCTCAGCAAACACTCCCGCGTTACGGGCGAAAGGATCATGGCCGAAAAAGCCGCCGCACTGATCGACAGCCTGCGAAATTCCCCGTGA
- a CDS encoding glycosyltransferase family 4 protein → MCPTTTAGEQTVSDSTRYKTLVVLPNDPLERYAAKGEVKARYLNPGDFFDRVHVISLAATDDGTEAARVMTGRAEVRIHPVGRPGPLNFSRATGRARQLVSEIKPHVVRGFNPLLMGWLAVKLARHCGASSVVSVHADYHLWRNLRIHGPRFLFSALGMNRTSLGGADHVICAYRFPVEHVRRWRQDGISVIYNRVDLARFQPGTSQAEAGNGPLRILTVGRQFEGKDPEPLLRAVAAFGDSELTLVGDGPRHERLRELARSLEIGQRVVFIPRVEHENLPELYRNHDVFAINITHPGVCIPVLEAAASGLPVVINRPLWEPEPEVVGELAEIVEADAESYAAAFQRLYSDPDFRALRGKQLRDRVAQIDAAATEGQETEIYRQLYERCSAKRADRG, encoded by the coding sequence GTGTGTCCGACAACGACAGCCGGGGAGCAGACAGTGTCTGATTCCACGCGGTACAAAACCCTGGTCGTGCTGCCCAACGACCCGCTTGAACGCTATGCGGCCAAGGGCGAGGTCAAGGCGCGCTATCTGAATCCCGGCGACTTTTTCGACAGGGTGCACGTAATATCCCTGGCCGCTACCGACGACGGAACCGAGGCGGCGCGGGTGATGACCGGGCGGGCGGAGGTTCGCATCCACCCGGTCGGCAGGCCGGGACCGCTGAACTTCAGCCGGGCGACAGGCAGGGCGCGGCAACTTGTGAGCGAAATAAAACCCCATGTCGTCAGGGGCTTCAACCCGCTGCTGATGGGCTGGCTGGCTGTGAAACTGGCCCGTCACTGCGGAGCCTCGAGCGTGGTCAGCGTCCACGCGGACTACCACCTGTGGCGCAACTTGCGGATTCATGGACCGCGGTTCCTGTTCTCCGCGCTGGGCATGAACCGCACCAGCCTCGGCGGAGCCGACCATGTGATCTGTGCCTACCGGTTCCCTGTCGAGCATGTCCGCCGCTGGCGTCAGGACGGGATCAGCGTTATTTACAACCGGGTCGATCTGGCGCGTTTCCAGCCGGGAACCAGCCAGGCCGAAGCCGGAAACGGACCCCTGAGGATTCTCACGGTCGGCCGGCAGTTCGAGGGCAAGGACCCGGAACCGCTGCTGCGCGCGGTGGCAGCGTTCGGCGATTCCGAGCTGACTCTTGTCGGCGATGGCCCGCGGCACGAGCGTCTGCGCGAGCTTGCCCGGAGTCTTGAAATCGGACAAAGGGTGGTGTTTATCCCGCGGGTCGAGCACGAAAATCTGCCGGAGTTGTACAGAAACCACGATGTATTCGCGATCAATATCACCCATCCGGGAGTGTGTATACCCGTGCTGGAAGCCGCCGCCAGCGGCCTGCCGGTTGTAATCAACCGGCCGCTCTGGGAACCTGAACCGGAGGTTGTGGGCGAGCTGGCCGAGATCGTGGAAGCCGACGCCGAGAGCTACGCGGCTGCGTTTCAAAGACTCTATTCCGACCCGGACTTCAGGGCGCTCAGGGGTAAACAGCTCAGAGACCGGGTGGCCCAGAT
- a CDS encoding prepilin-type N-terminal cleavage/methylation domain-containing protein: protein MRNSKGFTLIEIIVAVALVAILSAAVAPSVLNNIAMGRISRTQSDVQAIASGVMRFKSDTGKYPRLDTPANPDTLGEAFDFLVSTNGTWPTLVTNANWPSSAAALVTGIGAGSAQTITNHLIIGQNDYATTTSDTYIRANNPEDPTDVGFRQGYISSDPPDPWGNRYMINVAPLGMVGQPVWVISAGPNGVLETLITNVGTATLDTVNGDDIGFRVQ from the coding sequence ATGCGTAACTCCAAGGGTTTTACCCTGATCGAAATTATCGTGGCTGTCGCGCTGGTGGCTATTCTCTCGGCAGCGGTAGCCCCGAGCGTGCTGAACAATATCGCCATGGGCCGGATCAGCCGGACCCAGAGCGACGTCCAGGCAATCGCCAGCGGGGTGATGAGGTTCAAGAGCGATACAGGAAAGTATCCGCGCCTTGATACTCCAGCAAACCCTGATACCCTTGGCGAAGCTTTCGATTTCCTTGTCAGTACAAACGGGACTTGGCCGACATTGGTGACCAACGCCAATTGGCCCTCTTCGGCTGCTGCTCTGGTCACAGGTATTGGTGCGGGATCGGCCCAGACCATTACTAACCACTTGATTATCGGTCAGAATGACTATGCAACGACGACATCAGACACTTACATCCGCGCCAACAACCCCGAAGATCCCACGGATGTCGGTTTTCGTCAGGGATATATCAGTTCTGACCCGCCCGATCCGTGGGGCAACAGGTACATGATCAATGTCGCCCCGCTCGGGATGGTCGGCCAGCCGGTCTGGGTCATTTCCGCCGGTCCGAACGGTGTGCTTGAAACCTTGATCACCAATGTAGGTACGGCGACGCTGGATACGGTCAACGGCGACGATATCGGGTTCCGCGTTCAGTAA
- a CDS encoding glycosyltransferase family 4 protein — MPGKKKIAFIGPVVWGSVWGHGPELARYLSERDKVVYFDPLVPPAAQKSSFIDRDSYRRPAEMKLVRRKCRFRPGLLYGLCMELCNLWAVVRCGADAIVTYYPAGTLLALLWCRLRGKRSLFIYADSSAIIASPLARRAAGFGLGLSARLASAGCIATSGPLLEDIRRYTRRAELIPNGVDLGRLERPGQTAEKDEEAKKFTVAFAGAFGEWVDVELIIETAASCGWAGFVLIGDGPRLQDARGLAAGLNNVELTGALPHSEVFSRLAEADVCLVPFAVNELTDRVCPVKLFEYWAMGKPVVATPCRELKRLAGEHPGSLYLAENSSSTTKLLERFSNQPELRASSSRAAKAAVKDYDWRELGARIRDMLFAGNASVSDNDSRGADSV, encoded by the coding sequence TTGCCGGGTAAGAAAAAAATCGCCTTTATCGGTCCCGTGGTCTGGGGCAGTGTCTGGGGTCACGGGCCAGAGCTGGCGCGCTACCTGTCCGAACGTGACAAGGTTGTGTATTTCGATCCGCTTGTGCCGCCGGCAGCGCAGAAAAGCTCATTTATCGACCGCGATTCCTACCGGCGGCCGGCCGAAATGAAACTGGTTCGCCGCAAATGCCGGTTCCGTCCGGGCCTGCTCTACGGCCTCTGCATGGAGCTTTGCAACCTGTGGGCCGTGGTCCGTTGCGGCGCGGATGCGATCGTGACCTATTACCCGGCCGGAACTCTGCTTGCCCTGCTCTGGTGCCGCTTGAGAGGCAAACGTTCGCTGTTTATTTATGCCGACAGTTCTGCAATCATCGCCAGCCCGCTGGCCAGGAGGGCCGCCGGATTTGGCCTGGGGCTCAGCGCCCGGCTGGCCAGCGCGGGCTGCATTGCCACCAGCGGCCCCCTGCTCGAAGACATCCGTCGCTACACCCGACGCGCGGAGTTGATTCCCAACGGTGTCGACCTGGGACGGCTGGAACGGCCTGGTCAGACAGCGGAGAAAGATGAAGAAGCAAAAAAATTCACCGTCGCTTTCGCCGGCGCGTTCGGCGAGTGGGTGGATGTCGAGCTGATAATTGAAACCGCCGCATCATGCGGGTGGGCCGGATTCGTGCTGATCGGCGACGGACCGCGCCTGCAGGATGCCCGCGGCCTGGCCGCCGGCCTGAACAACGTGGAACTGACCGGCGCGCTGCCCCACTCCGAGGTGTTCTCCCGGCTGGCGGAAGCGGATGTCTGCCTGGTGCCGTTCGCGGTCAATGAGCTCACTGACCGTGTTTGTCCGGTGAAGCTGTTCGAGTACTGGGCGATGGGCAAGCCCGTGGTGGCGACCCCCTGCCGTGAACTTAAGCGCCTTGCAGGTGAACATCCCGGTTCACTGTATCTGGCGGAAAACAGCTCCTCAACAACAAAACTGCTCGAGCGTTTCAGCAACCAGCCGGAGCTGCGCGCATCGTCGTCCCGGGCCGCGAAAGCCGCGGTAAAAGACTACGACTGGCGGGAACTGGGCGCTCGAATCAGGGACATGCTGTTCGCCGGAAACGCCAGTGTGTCCGACAACGACAGCCGGGGAGCAGACAGTGTCTGA